One Cyprinus carpio isolate SPL01 chromosome B25, ASM1834038v1, whole genome shotgun sequence genomic region harbors:
- the znf319b gene encoding zinc finger protein 319 produces MTEAWQQHAVAPPPVVHTIPPGADTLGCTVYGIVLQPDTALQQQQQQQQQSQQQQQQQQQHHSQQHNQQQLPAQAQQPSLHVGNEGGHKCGACGHDISHLANPHEHQCMVSQDRSFQCTQCLKIFHQATDLLEHQCVQVEQKPFVCGVCKMGFSLLTSLAQHHNAHNSGNPMKCSICEKTYRPGSGNATPTSSTATPGQPSNDEASSSGSAAVGTSGQPTFEPSQPDRPYKCSVCSKGFRHLSELTRHERVHTGEKPFKCETCDKSFSQSSHLAHHQRTHSSERPFKCAVCEKSFKHRSHLVRHMYAHSGEHLFKCNLCELHFKESSELLHHQCQPQGARPFRCATCGKGFKRPSDLRQHERTHSEERPFHCEDCQMSFKQQYALVRHRRTHKPSADRPFKCNLCDKGFLQPSHLLYHQHVHGMDNLFKCASCGKGFSQSGELLRHKCGESSSPPTNPDKPYKCDVCGKAYKKATTLQRHQNSHCTEKPLKCSLCDRRFLSSSEFVQHRCDPSREKPLKCLDCEKRFKYSSEMQRHRRVHTGEKPYKCASCDKGFKQREHLAKHQSVHARDAQFKCVWCGERFADLGALQEHTVQHTAEGGGYPVSSLIQ; encoded by the coding sequence ATGACGGAGGCGTGGCAGCAGCATGCTGTTGCCCCGCCTCCAGTAGTGCACACCATCCCACCAGGGGCGGACACACTGGGCTGCACCGTCTACGGCATCGTCCTCCAGCCGGACACAGCAttgcaacaacaacagcagcagcagcaacaatcccagcagcagcagcaacaacaacagcagcatcaCAGTCAGCAGCACAACCAGCAGCAGCTTCCGGCACAAGCGCAGCAACCCTCCTTGCATGTCGGGAATGAGGGAGGACACAAGTGTGGTGCGTGTGGCCATGACATCTCCCATCTGGCTAATCCTCATGAGCACCAGTGCATGGTGAGCCAAGACCGTTCGTTTCAGTGCACGCAGTGTCTGAAAATCTTCCACCAAGCCACTGATCTGTTGGAGCACCAGTGTGTACAGGTGGAGCAGAAACCCTTTGTGTGCGGGGTGTGCAAGATGGGCTTCTCCCTGTTAACTTCTCTAGCACAGCATCACAATGCCCATAATAGCGGCAACCCCATGAAGTGCTCTATATGTGAAAAAACATATCGGCCGGGTTCTGGAAATGCCACGCCAACTTCTTCAACGGCCACTCCAGGGCAACCATCCAATGACGAAGCGTCATCCAGTGGCAGCGCTGCCGTCGGGACATCAGGCCAGCCTACGTTCGAGCCTTCGCAACCTGACAGGCCCTACAAGTGTTCGGTGTGCTCCAAGGGCTTCCGTCACTTATCTGAGCTCACCCGTCATGAACGCGTCCACACGGGCGAGAAGCCTTTTAAATGTGAAACATGCGACAAAAGCTTCAGCCAGTCGTCTCATCTAGCCCACCACCAGCGTACCCACAGCTCCGAACGGCCGTTCAAGTGTGCGGTGTGCGAGAAGAGCTTCAAGCACCGATCCCACCTAGTCCGTCACATGTACGCCCACTCGGGTGAGCACCTGTTCAAGTGCAACCTTTGCGAGTTGCACTTTAAAGAGTCTTCCGAGCTCCTCCACCACCAGTGTCAGCCGCAAGGTGCTCGGCCCTTTCGATGCGCCACGTGCGGGAAGGGCTTCAAGCGTCCGTCTGACTTGAGACAGCACGAACGCACCCACTCGGAGGAACGCCCATTCCACTGTGAAGACTGCCAGATGAGCTTTAAACAACAGTACGCCCTGGTGCGCCACAGGCGAACGCACAAGCCCTCTGCCGACCGCCCCTTCAAATGCAACCTTTGTGACAAGGGCTTCCTGCAGCCGTCCCACTTGTTGTACCACCAGCACGTTCACGGCATGGACAACCTTTTCAAATGCGCCTCCTGTGGAAAGGGCTTCAGCCAGTCCGGGGAGCTGCTCCGTCACAAATGTGGTGAGTCCTCCTCGCCACCCACAAATCCAGACAAGCCCTACAAGTGTGACGTTTGCGGAAAGGCCTACAAAAAGGCCACCACGCTACAGCGCCATCAGAATTCCCACTGCACCGAGAAGCCTCTCAAATGCTCGCTGTGTGACCGACGCTTCCTGTCCTCCTCAGAGTTCGTGCAGCACCGATGCGACCCATCCCGGGAGAAGCCCTTGAAGTGTCTCGACTGTGAGAAGCGTTTCAAGTACTCCTCGGAGATGCAGCGGCACAGGCGtgtccacaccggagagaagccctACAAGTGCGCCAGTTGCGACAAGGGCTTCAAGCAGCGTGAACACCTGGCCAAGCATCAAAGCGTGCATGCGAGAGATGCCCAGTTTAAATGTGTATGGTGTGGAGAGCGATTTGCTGATCTAGGAGCCCTTCAGGAGCATACTGTCCAGCACACGGCTGAAGGTGGGGGGTACCCTGTGTCCTCTCTCATTCAGTAA